GAAGCACAGAAATACAATCCAACAATTAAAGTTTGTTTACTCATTAGTAAGTATTTAGAACGCCCCATAGATGAATTATTTTGGACAGAGGAATAACAACTATAAAGGAGTGGATGAAACCAATGCAATTGAATTTTCTTACAGTAATAATTGGTTCGGTAGTAGGCTTTGGAATTGTATGCCTTATTACAGGACAAATACAATGGGGAATAATAATTGGTCTTCTTATAGGAGTAGGAAGTGCAAAATGGTTAAGGATGAAGAAACACGAAGCTAGTGATGAAATTGAGTATGATGAAAGAGTTAATAACAATATTAAAAAGGCATTATTCCAAACCTTCTCCATTGCCAATCTATTGTTACTGATTTATTTGTTATATTCAGAACTAATTTTAAACAATTACTCGATTAAAACCAATTATTTAATTATTTATTTGTCCATCATCTTCATTCTTTCTTACTATATAGTCCCTTTAATCGTGAAAAGAAAATAAAATTATAGAGAGGTGTCTAGAATGAATCAACCGTTAATAATGGCTGCAATTGTTCTTTTTATTTTATCCTTCCTTATAGGTGTAAAAAAGCAAACGTGGATATTATCCGGATTTAACCAAAAACGCGTTAAAGAACAGGATAAACTTGCAAAACTAGTTGGTTATTTATCTTTCATAATAGGGATTGTTATGTTGATAGGAGGAATTATTAACTATCCCAATAGTGAAAAAATATTATTTCCTATGATGTTAATTGGATACGTTATTTTACTTGGATATGTAAACACAAAAATGGTCGAATAACTACGCAGGTGGGCATTCATCTGCTTTTGAAGGAAAGTTTGAATGCCTACGATGACCTGGAAGAAAAAGCATTACGTGTATTCCAAAAAAATACATCAATAGATGAATATATTTATGCATTAGATTGGCAGCATGAATGTTATTGGATAAATCCCCATCAATCGTTTTTTAAACTACGTAAAACTTATTCAGTATTGATTGTCTACATCTAGATTAAGTAAATTGGCTTTTGATTACTTGAATAGAAAGATTTAATCTATAGTTTCCGAATGTAAGAACTTTATTAAGAAAATCATTTAATTGTTCTTGAGATTCGACCTGGACTTTTAAAAGGTAACATCCTTCTCCAGATATTCTATGGGCTTCCGATACTTCTTTTCTTTCATTGATAAAACTAGCAAAAGAGCTGTGGTTTGTTGTTTTCATAAAAACAGTCACAAAAGCTGTATAAGAAAGACCTAATTTCATTTCATCTAGAATAATGGAATATGCTTTAATAACTCCGCCATCCTCTAGTTTTTTAATTCTATTTCCTACAGCTTGTCCTGTCATATGAATTAGTTTCCCAATTTCTTTCCATTGAATGCGTGAATTCTCAGTTAGTAACCGAATTATTTGAAAATCAATATCATCAAGTAGCATATATTATTCCTTTCACCATGAAATTATTTTGAGTAGAAGTGTTTCACCAGAGTATAGATAGAAACCAGAATATTATTTATGATTTGATTATAATCTATTTCATGACCAAGGAGGGACTATAGTGAGCATAGCTTTGATGTTGATTGATATTCAGAATGATTATTTTCCAAACGGAAAAATGGAACTAAACAATCCTATGAAAGCAGCAAAAAATGCAAGTGAAATTCTAGATTGGTTTAGAACTAAGAAGTATGAAATTTACCATATTCAACATGTTTCGAGTAGATCTGGAACAGGTTTTTTCCTTCCAAATACAGAAGGAGTAAAGATTCATAAATCGGTTTTACCTTTAGAACAAGAGAATATCATCGTAAAACACACCCCTAATAGTTTTTTAAATACAGAATTACTAAACAAGTTAAAAGAAAAAGAGGTTAAGAAATTAGTGATTTGTGGCATGATGACACATATGTGCATTGATGCTACAGTAAGAGCAGCTAGAGATTTTGGTTTTGAATGTACAGTAATCGAAGATGCATGTACAACAAAAGATTTAATTTATCTAGACCGAGTAGTTCCAGCTGAACAGGTTCACTTTGGGTTTATCAGTGCCCTAAATGGAATGTATGCAACTATATATACAACGAATGAATTTTTAACACAGAATACTGCAAGTTTATTGATGTAGAAATGTTCTTCAACAATCGAGCGCTATCCTTGAACAAGGGTAGTGCTATTTTACATATAAGGGCCAGATTGTTGAGTAAAGTAATTGATAAAATTTCGGAATTTTAAAACAATATATTTTGTGTTAAACTACATTATTTACAGTAACATCGATAGAATGTGGATAGATTGCTCCTTTATCACTGCGTACTGTAAGTATGGAGAGACATATTAAAAAAGCTATTGACAAAAGATGAAAAAGGTTTTGATAATCATACAGCAGTTTGGAAAGTTTGGAACTGTATGATTCCGTTATAAATTCTAGTGAGCGCGATATTGAGAAATTATTTATCGGAAATAAAGATAAGGAGGGAAAATCATGTTCGATATAAAAAACTACGGTACATTTGAAAAAATCGAACCGATAAAAAAAGGTTGGTCGAGCGACAAAAAATATTATGTTGAAACCTTGACGAACGAGAAACTGTTGCTTCGCATAGCTGATATTTCAGAGTATGATAAAAAGAAAAGTGAATATGAAATAATGAAACGGTTAGCTGAATGTGGTGTACCTATGTCGCAGCCAGTTGATTTTAGTATTTGCGACAACGGCAAAAGTGTGTATTCACTTTTCAAATGGTGTGACGGAGAAGATGCGGAGATTGTATTACC
This window of the Rummeliibacillus pycnus genome carries:
- a CDS encoding DUF3784 domain-containing protein; the protein is MNQPLIMAAIVLFILSFLIGVKKQTWILSGFNQKRVKEQDKLAKLVGYLSFIIGIVMLIGGIINYPNSEKILFPMMLIGYVILLGYVNTKMVE
- a CDS encoding Lrp/AsnC family transcriptional regulator encodes the protein MLLDDIDFQIIRLLTENSRIQWKEIGKLIHMTGQAVGNRIKKLEDGGVIKAYSIILDEMKLGLSYTAFVTVFMKTTNHSSFASFINERKEVSEAHRISGEGCYLLKVQVESQEQLNDFLNKVLTFGNYRLNLSIQVIKSQFT
- a CDS encoding cysteine hydrolase family protein, whose protein sequence is MSIALMLIDIQNDYFPNGKMELNNPMKAAKNASEILDWFRTKKYEIYHIQHVSSRSGTGFFLPNTEGVKIHKSVLPLEQENIIVKHTPNSFLNTELLNKLKEKEVKKLVICGMMTHMCIDATVRAARDFGFECTVIEDACTTKDLIYLDRVVPAEQVHFGFISALNGMYATIYTTNEFLTQNTASLLM